The Streptomyces sp. NL15-2K genome contains a region encoding:
- a CDS encoding OzmP produces the protein MSSCQVCSLKADHPGVMLDDQGVCNLCNLDFAEDLLVNYRYTSEAFTEFQQAPPGDGEYDCLFMYSGGKDSTYMLDKFVNEYGKRVLAFTFDVPFESVHAAQNIALAREKIPATFVLDADDDNIKLMMREVFNRPAPKKPGKYLDEKLPCVSCRTFFVLRAILMAYQRKIPYIALCADPQQILTMESNVKEIVRGFYKTFGERLTDTLFGGQLEELLFDEENLPKIVFPFIAMRHEYDPDRIVEELRAKGLYQSSPLETHCTLFPLLNYYSFSNFDCMFYKLNAASHVRSVKRNASYDRNTFSIKFPRSLDLADVEERLGKVVLEIAAGEGDREEHERSLVELFQRMDASEDAARFVAGSFLDMRSVAADLGIRLS, from the coding sequence GTGTCCAGTTGCCAGGTCTGCTCGCTCAAGGCCGACCATCCGGGGGTGATGCTCGACGACCAGGGGGTGTGCAACCTGTGCAACCTGGACTTCGCCGAGGACCTGCTGGTCAACTACCGCTACACCAGCGAGGCGTTCACCGAGTTCCAGCAGGCGCCGCCCGGCGACGGCGAGTACGACTGTCTGTTCATGTACAGCGGCGGCAAGGACAGCACGTACATGCTTGACAAGTTCGTCAACGAGTACGGCAAGCGGGTGCTGGCCTTCACGTTCGACGTGCCCTTCGAGAGTGTGCACGCCGCCCAGAACATCGCGCTGGCCCGGGAGAAGATCCCGGCGACGTTCGTCCTGGACGCCGACGACGACAACATCAAGCTGATGATGCGCGAGGTGTTCAACCGCCCCGCGCCGAAGAAGCCCGGCAAGTACCTCGACGAGAAGCTGCCCTGCGTCTCCTGCCGCACCTTCTTCGTGCTGCGGGCGATCCTCATGGCGTACCAGCGGAAGATCCCCTACATCGCGCTGTGCGCCGACCCGCAGCAGATCCTCACCATGGAGTCCAACGTCAAGGAGATCGTCCGCGGCTTCTACAAGACGTTCGGCGAGCGGCTCACCGACACGCTGTTCGGCGGACAGCTGGAGGAACTCCTCTTCGACGAGGAGAACCTGCCGAAGATCGTTTTCCCGTTCATCGCCATGCGGCACGAGTACGACCCGGACCGCATCGTCGAGGAACTGCGCGCCAAGGGGCTGTACCAGTCGTCACCGCTGGAGACGCACTGCACCCTCTTCCCGCTCCTGAACTACTACTCGTTCAGCAACTTCGACTGCATGTTCTACAAGCTCAACGCGGCCAGCCATGTCCGGTCCGTCAAACGCAACGCCTCCTACGACCGCAACACCTTCAGCATCAAGTTCCCGCGCTCGCTCGACCTCGCGGACGTGGAGGAGCGGCTGGGCAAGGTCGTCCTGGAGATCGCAGCGGGGGAGGGCGACCGCGAGGAACACGAGCGCAGCCTCGTCGAGCTGTTCCAGCGCATGGACGCCTCCGAGGACGCCGCCCGGTTCGTCGCCGGCAGCTTCCTCGACATGCGTTCCGTCGCCGCCGACCTCGGCATCCGGCTGAGCTGA
- a CDS encoding amino acid adenylation domain-containing protein, whose translation MTAEPFEPFSCVVIGEEALLVECTRLLLARGHTVAAVVSPSDELLTWAQGEGLPAVPFGRDLADRLAPLRFDYLFSIANLRMLPQEVLALPARLPVNFHDGPLPRHAGLFATSWAILDGDKQHGVTWHVMNREADTGDVLKQRTVPVDPAATVHDLDVACFDAGIESFAELVDELASGTATRTPQDLDLRTYHGRYDGLPRAGVFDWRQPAAELDALVRSTAFGRRRNDFGTALLALGDDLLAVRAVEVTDRLSTGEPGTVVAFGPEALTVATGDRDVRLTDLAALSGERLDPVALAQELGGRFPHLTDTAAAELAEAARAAHRQERRWLRALESLEPVLPPRFGRLLPVARPAGAVPLPEALRAGGGDPEQLSLAAVLAFLARLTRGGERDVAISAPPAPSPAAARILTPELPLRAPEGLLDRTLPDLAELVGAELDRLRDVRPYRRDVPLRHPALAGAARTRLPVAVLLPDRPIEPIESAEPADRPLTVRIDATGAVRFCAGTELTADQEAWLAEHFAVFLDAAAAEPHRPLGAVGMLGPEERELVLGRWNATDEEYPRQSTVTRLVTDIACAAPDTTAVRFEDSLLTYGELDEAADRLARHLAGLGAGPGSVVGVYLERSPELLVSLLAVLRTGAAYVPIDPIYPPARIGHMLKDSGTRLVLTDEPLGATLADFPVTPVVVSTALATARDVVPAAPLDRSAPDTPAYVIYTSGSTGLPKGVQVGHRALVNFLWTMARRPGFGSRDSLSALTTVCFDIAGLELYLPLVRGGTVEILSAAVAADGVALRERVEKSAPTVLQATPTTWQMLLAAGWTGDPQLKALCGGEPLPAELADRLAPRVGALYNMYGPTETTIWSTVDRVRPGEPVTIGRPIGNTRCHVLDERGVPVPPGIPGELLLSGDGVADGYLGRPELTTERFVPAPEGGTGRAYRTGDLVRHLPDGRLEYLERIDGQIKLNGYRIELGEVESALRRLPGVTAAVAVVREDRPGERRLVAYAVGPSGAPDTAGLRAALGERLPAYMVPSAVVVLPKLPLTPNGKVDRKALPKPDVARTAGGTEAVRTDLERRIAEVWCEALGLEAVGAEENFFDAGGDSLRLTSVVAALGERLGLKATRLDMFAHPTVRAMAAHVSGTTDGAVPRPQRSRDVSALARRRDRRQRRS comes from the coding sequence ATGACTGCCGAACCGTTCGAACCGTTCAGCTGTGTCGTGATCGGCGAGGAGGCCCTCCTCGTCGAGTGCACCAGGCTGCTGCTGGCCCGCGGGCACACGGTGGCCGCCGTGGTGTCCCCGTCCGACGAGTTGCTCACCTGGGCGCAGGGCGAGGGGCTGCCCGCCGTGCCGTTCGGCCGGGACCTCGCCGACCGGCTGGCGCCGCTGCGCTTCGACTACCTGTTCAGCATCGCCAACCTCCGCATGCTCCCTCAGGAGGTGCTCGCGCTGCCGGCCCGGCTGCCCGTCAACTTCCACGACGGTCCGCTGCCCCGGCACGCCGGTCTCTTCGCCACCAGCTGGGCCATCCTCGACGGCGACAAGCAGCACGGCGTCACCTGGCACGTGATGAACCGCGAGGCGGACACCGGTGACGTGCTCAAGCAGCGCACCGTGCCCGTCGATCCGGCGGCCACGGTGCACGATCTCGACGTCGCCTGCTTCGACGCGGGCATCGAGTCCTTCGCCGAACTCGTCGACGAACTCGCCTCCGGCACGGCCACCCGCACCCCGCAGGACCTCGACCTGCGCACCTACCACGGCCGGTACGACGGGCTGCCGCGGGCGGGCGTGTTCGACTGGCGGCAGCCGGCCGCCGAACTGGACGCGCTGGTGCGGTCGACCGCGTTCGGGCGCCGCCGCAACGACTTCGGTACGGCGCTGCTGGCCCTCGGCGACGACCTGCTGGCCGTCCGCGCCGTGGAGGTCACCGACCGGCTGTCCACCGGCGAGCCCGGCACTGTCGTCGCCTTCGGCCCCGAGGCCCTCACCGTGGCGACCGGTGACCGGGATGTCCGCCTCACCGACCTCGCCGCCCTGTCCGGCGAACGGCTCGACCCGGTGGCCCTGGCCCAGGAACTGGGCGGCCGCTTCCCGCACCTCACGGACACGGCCGCGGCCGAACTGGCCGAAGCCGCACGCGCCGCGCACCGTCAGGAGCGGCGCTGGCTGCGCGCCCTGGAGTCGCTGGAGCCGGTGCTCCCGCCCAGGTTCGGCCGCCTGCTTCCCGTCGCCCGCCCCGCGGGCGCGGTCCCGCTGCCCGAGGCCCTGCGGGCCGGGGGAGGGGATCCGGAGCAGCTGTCCCTCGCCGCCGTCCTGGCCTTCCTCGCCAGGCTCACACGCGGCGGTGAGCGTGACGTCGCCATATCCGCCCCGCCCGCGCCCTCTCCGGCGGCGGCCCGCATCCTGACGCCCGAGCTGCCGCTGCGCGCCCCCGAAGGGCTGCTCGACCGCACCCTGCCGGACCTCGCCGAGCTGGTCGGCGCCGAACTCGACCGGCTCCGGGACGTGAGGCCGTACCGCCGCGACGTCCCGCTGCGCCACCCGGCCCTGGCCGGCGCCGCCCGCACCCGCCTGCCCGTCGCCGTCTTGCTCCCCGACAGGCCGATCGAGCCGATCGAGTCAGCTGAACCGGCCGACCGGCCGCTGACCGTCCGTATCGACGCCACCGGGGCCGTCCGCTTCTGTGCGGGCACCGAGCTGACCGCCGACCAGGAGGCGTGGCTCGCGGAGCACTTCGCGGTGTTCCTCGACGCCGCGGCCGCCGAGCCGCATCGCCCGCTCGGCGCCGTCGGGATGCTCGGTCCCGAGGAACGGGAGCTGGTGCTCGGCCGGTGGAACGCCACCGACGAGGAGTACCCGCGCCAGTCCACCGTGACGCGGCTGGTCACCGACATCGCCTGCGCCGCGCCGGACACCACCGCCGTCCGCTTCGAGGACAGCTTGCTCACCTACGGCGAGCTGGACGAGGCCGCCGACCGGCTGGCCCGCCACCTCGCCGGCCTGGGCGCCGGCCCCGGCAGCGTCGTCGGCGTCTACCTGGAACGCTCGCCCGAACTGCTCGTCAGCCTGCTCGCCGTCCTGCGCACCGGCGCCGCCTACGTCCCGATCGACCCCATCTACCCGCCCGCCCGCATCGGCCACATGCTGAAGGACTCCGGCACCCGGCTGGTCCTGACCGACGAGCCCCTGGGCGCCACCCTGGCGGACTTCCCGGTCACCCCGGTGGTGGTGTCCACCGCCCTGGCGACCGCACGGGACGTCGTACCGGCCGCCCCCCTCGACCGCTCCGCCCCAGACACTCCGGCGTACGTCATCTACACCTCGGGCTCCACCGGTCTGCCCAAGGGCGTCCAGGTCGGCCACCGGGCGCTGGTCAACTTCCTGTGGACGATGGCCCGCAGGCCTGGCTTCGGCTCCCGGGACTCGCTGTCGGCGCTGACCACCGTGTGCTTCGACATCGCCGGCCTGGAGCTGTACCTGCCGCTGGTGCGGGGCGGCACCGTGGAGATCCTCTCCGCCGCCGTGGCCGCCGACGGCGTCGCCCTGCGCGAGCGCGTCGAGAAGTCGGCACCCACCGTCCTCCAGGCCACCCCGACCACCTGGCAGATGCTGCTCGCCGCGGGCTGGACCGGCGATCCGCAGCTGAAGGCGCTGTGCGGCGGCGAACCGCTGCCCGCCGAGCTGGCCGACCGGCTCGCCCCACGCGTCGGCGCGCTGTACAACATGTACGGCCCCACCGAGACCACCATCTGGTCCACCGTCGACCGGGTGCGGCCCGGCGAGCCGGTCACCATCGGCCGCCCCATCGGCAACACCCGCTGCCACGTCCTCGACGAGCGCGGCGTGCCCGTCCCGCCCGGCATCCCCGGCGAGCTGCTCCTGTCCGGCGACGGCGTCGCCGACGGCTACCTCGGCCGACCCGAGCTGACCACCGAACGCTTCGTCCCCGCCCCCGAGGGCGGCACCGGCCGCGCCTACCGCACCGGCGACCTGGTACGGCACCTGCCCGACGGCCGCCTGGAGTACCTGGAGCGGATCGACGGCCAGATCAAGCTCAACGGCTACCGGATCGAACTCGGCGAGGTGGAGTCCGCCCTGCGCCGGCTCCCCGGCGTCACCGCCGCCGTCGCCGTCGTCCGCGAGGACCGGCCCGGCGAACGCCGCCTGGTCGCCTACGCCGTCGGCCCGTCCGGCGCGCCGGACACCGCCGGGCTGCGCGCCGCCCTGGGGGAGCGACTGCCCGCCTACATGGTCCCGTCGGCCGTCGTCGTCCTGCCGAAGCTGCCGCTCACCCCGAACGGCAAAGTCGACCGCAAGGCCCTGCCCAAGCCGGACGTCGCCCGGACCGCGGGCGGCACGGAGGCCGTCCGCACCGACCTGGAGCGCCGCATCGCCGAGGTCTGGTGCGAGGCGCTGGGCCTGGAGGCGGTGGGCGCCGAGGAGAACTTCTTCGACGCCGGCGGCGACTCGCTGCGCCTGACGTCCGTGGTGGCGGCGCTGGGTGAGCGGCTCGGCCTGAAGGCCACCCGCCTCGACATGTTCGCCCACCCGACGGTACGCGCCATGGCGGCCCATGTCTCCGGCACCACCGACGGCGCCGTGCCCAGGCCCCAGCGCTCCCGGGACGTCTCCGCGCTGGCCCGCCGCCGCGACCGGAGGCAGCGCCGCTCATGA